The Cydia amplana chromosome 11, ilCydAmpl1.1, whole genome shotgun sequence genome includes a region encoding these proteins:
- the LOC134652243 gene encoding MAPK regulated corepressor interacting protein 2 has translation MDRNNMRAPYVSSGPRSLPHLGKRHSNGHSHAHSARLSPPAPSHNNNTQQDDIINYIYDSWNKVTREVERGGEEARYYSEAPPPRQLANFRPFNLDEWWGRRLLQAINRSKHRS, from the exons ATGGATAGGAATAATATGAG AGCTCCGTACGTGAGCAGCGGCCCGCGCAGCCTCCCGCACCTCGGCAAGCGGCACTCGAACGGGCATTCGCACGCGCACTCTGCCAGACTCAGCCCGCCAGCGCCCtcacacaacaacaacacacaACAGGACGATATCATCAACTATATATACGACTCGTGGAACAAG GTGACCCGAGAGGTGGAGCGCGGCGGCGAGGAGGCGCGCTACTACAGcgaggcgccgccgccgcgccagcTCGCCAACTTCCGCCCCTTCAACCTCGACGAGTGGTGGGGCCGCCGCCTGCTGCAGGCCATCAACCGCTCCAAACACCGCTCCTAG
- the LOC134652244 gene encoding serine/threonine-protein kinase ICK — protein sequence MNRYVVLQQLGDGTYGNVALARRRDSGEYVAIKRMKRKYYSWEEAMALREVKALKKLSHANIVKLREVIREDDTLYFVFEHLRGNLYQLLREQPPREPALRNVLLQVLRGLAHMHRHGFFHRDLKPENLLCSGPELVKIADLGLAREVRSRPPYTQYVSTRWYRAPEVLLRDPAYGAPVDLWAVGCIAAELHTARPLFPGASEIDQLYKIAGVLGAPTRASWPEGLALAEALRFRFPAAAPVPLSRVVPGAAPPALALLAALLRYPPRERPTAQQALRFPYFAVGTELGVPPPLSRARRSSVRVEMEPSPAPAAAPAFAPELPALAPPRDHFADILGGEVVHSTRALEPLRRVDTAARGRSVLAPPAPAPAPAAPAARGAAAAYLGAARYMAGARIDTSLFHPIAMRSHHETATVGSGAPRVDWAAKYLR from the exons ATGAACCGGTATGTGGTGCTACAGCAGCTCGGGGATGGCACGTACGGGAACGTCGCGCTGGCACGACGCCGAGATTCAGGGGAATATGTCGCTATCAAGCGCATGAAACGCAAGTACTACTCGTGGGAGGAGGCCATGGCGTTGCGAGAGGTCAAG GCACTGAAGAAGCTGTCACACGCCAACATAGTGAAGCTCCGTGAAGTGATTCGCGAAGACGACACGCTGTACTTCGTGTTCGAGCATCTCCGAGGGAACTTGTACCAGTTGCTGCGCGAGCAACCGCCTCGCGAGCCCGCGCTCAGAAATGTCCTTTTACAG GTACTCCGCGGTCTAGCTCACATGCACCGCCACGGCTTCTTCCACCGCGACCTGAAGCCGGAGAACCTGCTCTGCAGCGGCCCGGAGCTGGTGAAGATCGCAGACCTGGGGCTGGCGCGGGAGGTGCGCTCCCGTCCGCCGTATACGCAGTACGTTTCTACGCGCTGGTACCGAGCGCCTGAG GTGCTGCTGCGAGACCCGGCGTACGGCGCCCCCGTGGACCTCTGGGCCGTGGGTTGTATAGCAGCGGAGCTCCATACAGCGCGCCCACTATTTCCTGGAGCGTCGGAAATCGACCAG TTGTACAAGATAGCGGGCGTGCTGGGCGCGCCGACGCGCGCGTCGTGGCCGGAGGGGCTGGCGCTGGCGGAGGCGCTCCGGTTCCGGTTCCCGGCCGCCGCGCCCGTGCCGCTGTCGCGCGTCGTGCccggcgccgcgccgcccgcgctcgCGCTGCTCGCCGCGCTGCTGCGCTACCCGCCCCGGGAGCGGCCCACGGCGCAGCAGGCGTTGCG GTTTCCTTATTTCGCGGTAGGAACTGAACTCGGCGTACCGCCGCCACTGTCTCGCGCAAGAAG AAGTAGTGTGCGCGTGGAAATGGAGCCATCGCCCGCGCCCGCAGCCGCCCCCGCTTTCGCGCCCGAGTTACCCGCGCTCGCGCCGCCGCGGGATCATTTTGCCGACATTCTGGG AGGCGAGGTGGTGCACTCGACGCGCGCCCTGGAGCCGCTCCGGCGCGTGGACACGGCGGCGCGCGGCCGCAGCGTGCTGgcgccccccgcccccgcccctgctcccgccgcccccgccgcgaggggcgccgccgccgcctaccTCGGCGCGGCGCGGTACATGGCCGGCGCGAGGATCGACACGTCGCTGTTCCATCCGATCGCCATGCGTTCACACCACg aGACAGCGACGGtgggcagcggcgcgccgcgcgTGGACTGGGCCGCCAAGTACCTGCGCTGA
- the LOC134652513 gene encoding TAR DNA-binding protein 43-like codes for MSIEYVLVSEGEQDEPIELPTEEDGSLLLSTVAAQFAGASGLKYRDRVAGRLRGLRLVDQRLSPPPGGWAAHRYFCAFPRRASPEPRSEPEDPRPRCSDLIVLGLPWKTGEDAVREYFAAFGELLMVQVKRDAATGLSKGFGFIKFGDYGAQLRALGRRHLIDGRWCDVRVPNSKEGGGGAPRKVFVGRCTEALSADDLREYFAAFGQVTDVFVPKPFRAFSFVTFLDPEVAQSLCGQDHIIKGVSVNISTASPKRERGRGALLGWNVLPEPRVYNWVGEAWPPPPTQAPPLDSKPYLKYE; via the coding sequence ATGTCGATCGAGTACGTGCTGGTGAGCGAGGGCGAGCAGGACGAGCCCATCGAGCTACCAACCGAGGAGGACGGCTCGCTGCTGCTCAGCACCGTAGCAGCGCAGTTCGCGGGCGCCAGCGGTCTCAAGTATCGCGACCGTGTCGCCGGCCGCCTGCGCGGTCTGCGGCTCGTGGACCAGCGGCTGTCGCCACCACCGGGCGGCTGGGCCGCACACCGCTACTTCTGCGCCTTCCCGCGCCGCGCCAGCCCCGAGCCGCGCTCCGAGCCCGAGGATCCGCGGCCGCGCTGCTCCGACCTCATCGTGCTGGGGTTACCGTGGAAGACGGGTGAGGATGCGGTGCGCGAATACTTTGCCGCGTTCGGCGAGTTGCTGATGGTGCAGGTGAAACGCGACGCTGCCACGGGGCTCAGTAAGGGCTTTGGCTTTATCAAATTTGGGGATTATGGCGCGCAGCTGCGTGCGCTAGGCCGGCGGCACTTGATCGACGGACGCTGGTGTGACGTGCGCGTGCCTAACAGTAAAGAGGGTGGTGGCGGCGCACCCCGCAAAGTGTTTGTGGGCCGCTGCACAGAGGCCCTGTCTGCCGATGACCTGCGCGAGTACTTTGCTGCCTTTGGACAGGTGACAGATGTTTTTGTACCCAAACCGTTCCGGGCATTCAGCTTTGTAACTTTCCTGGACCCAGAGGTGGCTCAATCGCTGTGTGGGCAGGACCATATTATCAAAGGTGTATCGGTTAACATCAGTACTGCTTCGCCAAAGCGTGAGCGTGGGCGAGGAGCCCTACTTGGCTGGAACGTGCTGCCAGAACCGCGGGTCTACAACTGGGTGGGCGAGGCATGGCCTCCGCCACCCACACAAGCTCCGCCGCTCGACTCTAAGCCCTACCTCAAATATGAGTGA
- the LOC134652245 gene encoding tryptophan--tRNA ligase, mitochondrial — MTMELLKRSIINCKRCLTSRGIHQSGVAAVSSKSSKDSGGPWERRVVSGLQPTGTLHVGNYFGALRRCARLQQAGEDLTLFVADLHSLTTRHDAHALREDTLELAALALASGVCPERGALFVQSAVPRHTELCWLLACLATMARLQALPQFREKSAALRDVPLGLLLYPVLQAADVLVYRATHVPAGADQLQHLQLASALARQFAHRYGPAFPTPAPLLPDDGSDRIRNLRDPAKKMSKSDPEGKSRILLTDDDAAIALKLRKAVTDFNPEVTFDPENRLGVSNLVQLHCLSTGMTTDEAVEAAKGLTTAQYKGVVADALAKELRPVRARYLELRERPRLVRDILHRGAEKARRRADETYADVATRVGLTASALPPHSLLDAAAAE; from the exons ATGACTATGGAGCTATTAAAGAGAAGTATCATCAATTGTAAACGATGTTTAACCTCCAGGGGGATACACCAGAGTGGCGTTGCGGCAGTGTCCAGCAAG AGTTCGAAAGACAGTGGCGGCCCCTGGGAGCGGCGCGTGGTGTCAGGGCTGCAGCCGACAGGCACTCTTCACGTTGGTAACTATTTCGGAGCCCTGCGGCGCTGCGCCCGCCTACAACAGGCTGGTGAAGACCTCACGCTATTTGTGGCGGACCTGCATTCACTTACCACTCGACAT GATGCGCATGCGCTACGTGAGGACACCCTGGAGTTAGCGGCGTTGGCGTTGGCTTCCGGCGTGTGTCCTGAGCGCGGCGCGCTGTTCGTACAATCCGCTGTCCCGCGACACACCGAGCTCTGCTGGCTTCTCGCCTGTCTCGCCACTATG GCGCGGTTACAAGCGCTGCCCCAGTTCCGCGAGAAGTCGGCCGCGCTCCGCGACGTGCCGCTCGGGCTGCTGCTGTACCCGGTGCTGCAGGCGGCCGACGTGCTGGTGTACCGCGCCACGCACGTGCCCGCCGGCGCCGACCAGCTGCAGCACCTGCAGCTCGCGTCGGCGCTGGCGCGCCAGTTCGCGCACCGCTACGGGCCCGCGTTCCCTACGCCCGCTCCTTTATTGCCAG ATGACGGCAGCGACCGCATCCGCAACCTGCGCGACCCCGCCAAGAAAATGTCCAAATCGGACCCCGAGGGGAAATCACGAATATTGCTGACAGATGATGACGCCGCCATCGCGCTCAAGCTGAGGAAAGCCGTCACAGATTTCAACCCGGAA GTGACGTTTGATCCGGAAAACCGGCTAGGCGTGTCGAATCTTGTGCAACTGCACTGCTTGTCAACGGGCATGACAACTGACGAAGCGGTAGAGGCGGCGAAAGGACTCACGACGGCGCAATACAAG GGCGTGGTAGCCGACGCGCTAGCTAAGGAACTCCGGCCCGTGCGTGCACGCTATTTAGAACTACGAGAGCGACCGCGACTAGTCCGCGACATCTTGCACCGCGGCGCCGAGaaggcgcggcggcgcgccgaCGAGACCTACGCCGATGTCGCCACGCGCGTCGGTTTAACCGCGTCGGCGTTGCCGCCTCACAGCTTGCttgacgccgccgccgccgaatAG
- the LOC134652134 gene encoding reticulon-4-interacting protein 1, mitochondrial codes for MAAARAAAEARSGAARMAAWRAHSYAADGAGAAAALRLDAARRPVRRAPDELLVRVHASSINPIDLAMISGYGSRVLNAWRALEGSEGLEFPLTPGRDFVGTVAGAAPGAAVAPGARVWGVLPPHRVGAHAEYVLAKSSWVSLAPENLDDLQAGGALYGALTACSALRVGGLAPGGVGGKRVLVLGMGGVGHAAVQLLVRDRHHVVVSCASEQAEAARALGAEPLDRRQEDYAESLQQAGSFDVVIDCAGQGGAGAAQLPCTFGAYVTLTSPLLRRTDTNGLLPGTLAAAADLIQQNLAVRYPVRWAFFAPRADDIQLLRRRAERGQFSVAVEQVWGWRDASAAYARAAQGHARGKLLLDFAAP; via the exons ATGGCCGCCGCACGCGCGGCAGCGGAGGCGCGCTCGGGCGCGGCGCGCATGGCGGCGTGGCGCGCGCACTCGTACGCCGCGGACGGGGcgggcgcggccgccgcgctgcGGCTCGACGCGGCGCGCCGCCCCGTGCGCCGCGCGCCCGATGAACTGCTCGTGCGAGTGCATGCGTCTTCTATAAACCCTATTGATCTCGCCATGATCA GTGGGTACGGCTCGCGCGTGCTAAACGCGTGGCGCGCGCTCGAAGGAAGCGAAGGATTGGAGTTCCCGCTAACGCCGGGGCGAGACTTCGTGGGCACGGTGGCGGGCGCCGCGCCGGGCGCCGCCGTCGCCCCGGGGGCCCGCGTGTGGGGCGTGCTGCCGCCGCACAGAGTAGGGGCTCACGCGGAGTACGTGCTCGCTAAAAGTTCTTGG GTGAGCCTAGCACCAGAAAACCTAGACGACCTCCAAGCCGGCGGCGCTCTGTACGGAGCGCTAACCGCATGCTCGGCGCTGCGGGTCGGGGGGTTAGCACCAGGAGGGGTGGGGGGGAAGCGGGTCCTCGTACTAGGGATGGGCGGCGTCGGACACGCGGCCGTGCAGCTGCTAGTGAGGGACAGACATCAT GTGGTGGTGAGCTGTGCCAGCGAGCAGGCGGAAGCTGCGCGTGCGCTGGGGGCGGAACCCCTCGACCGTCGCCAGGAGGATTATGCTGAAAGCCTGCAACAGGCTGGCTC ATTTGACGTGGTGATAGACTGCGCAGGGcagggcggcgcgggcgccgcgcaGCTTCCTTGCACGTTCGGCGCGTACGTCACTCTGACGTCGCCTCTGCTGCGCAGGACGGACACCAACGGGCTGCTGCCAGGCACCCTGGCCGCTGCCGCCGACCTGATACAGCAGAACTTGGCTGTCAGATATCC CGTGCGCTGGGCGTTCTTCGCGCCGCGCGCGGACGACATACAACTGCTACGCCGCCGCGCTGAACGGGGacag TTCTCTGTGGCCGTGGAGCAAGTGTGGGGTTGGCGCGACGCGAGCGCGGCGTACGCGCGCGCTGCGCAGGGGCATGCGCGCGGCAAGCTGCTGCTCGACTTTGCCGCGCCGTAG